One window of the Danaus plexippus chromosome 25, MEX_DaPlex, whole genome shotgun sequence genome contains the following:
- the LOC116775305 gene encoding uncharacterized protein LOC116775305 isoform X2, translating into MAADSDGLGTAGGGSCGVVVTCEGDLRDPRFPARLRRLLRDLRVLLAEPHPHTLKVNKVEPWNSVRVTLSVPRAAAARLRALAAAGAPQLRALGILSVQLDGDAAVSLRLQHGTELRINTDADASTSRQSTELLAGLGGIGRLISDEGASTSSEPVQNFKSPNTVCPMDGKIPQNIPTPTTDRCEYPFGSMTQARVIHRKENTLGIGPTLRPASAEPQFPRPSTSFTGPPPPYPAPSTPGPPQSPTPTVAMSSPLLVNLLQNDAPAPQPRSKANPAKLDRLEDSQVELAVGRAPFEYRGGRPTTPRPTTPTPPSPRPPRPMVRRAFPPRPTPPTQYRPPNATVVGRTRFPTPYDTFPAPPPPPYRQQVPRPRPPPPRVTPEDLQALLPPSTTSMDQKTQSSFQEFQRYQQQYNARQRAASRAASQPDWNEPYRDTLGLSIPDLPDNCDLDQLLPTLDLNLDDTALSAISDLDSNTKLDLLYDQQDSMPNSESTPDSLLQEITGGQYPAPTLNGPYSDATPTTSQMNSDVPSKSSDSFDGNTETAFMPPPPPVPQQSTSKFVNSPNHTVPHPSFKSPPNATYTANERMDRNTNQSASMPPPMRLPIRAMTSVSTATVGSQATAQEIEEQSKQYLIKTLMRDDETPPPKDPVKKSEEVTVAQVKVKENWTEPTTELFGIGKATEDDSKKDDELKSKNKIIKKEKDDKLAPKGGKLRTGGAKEKPAILKEKIVRDGKCNKVAFPRPVVVKHNADGPKSPSGEKESLKLRLKLDKNEPIVQPVYKSDVSFNNQQVKGEKSMEGEPRVPPLHISLRGPNSAVIKNSKKEKKKLCPEFLHSKKIKIRKSLESDEKSHRRDSQESLASKSDSTENSKTDEYLHVKNMKLNNHFSEGDAMKAEVTGGNNVYRMKTISKNAHIVTKSHDYTILTKVQSLDNMKQKKKSKMLSEGKSIEKERDKEWKNDLLDKEGKYAQNEGYRETQNNHEVKKKLPTTKVEKDLVKCDIKSSDVKIDEYGDIKTGASELEGRLLKCHKSERTVSVDEEGKFDRDENKLKRTLTESAITSPNGLISEKKRKTSHTSCPDAPGSTNIGTIGGSRESSPPASSQRPGAVSPRRKERPKDKTYCKLVAERSSRPEADKFNNRSPNSQAQGEDSGIESMDALSEKSPNQASQSPPGPQRKERLDMTRSTSPTSVQRIIGVIDQPPASDDLLERLSLATGPTHYDPGPPDIDDMGDIEAELAKMHADHINGDDAPRRPPDDNALTKEVKREPTPILRDDEKTKQSIDRIEVKDEAMVESKATDPDGNGGSTNDQKVEARPEESTASPKKEKGLEDFDHLPSRVSPPLYTYSNQEKVCTNDSSEAKEEKSTEVSENGERKSVESEVKDKQELQIERFPLQAEFPDKSLLEQLLIEIPTPDYVGKRPESPSPLLERVARSSVRTRSSSKMNSPADGPKTPRLSPGLIKLERSDSPALQPRNCLRSGSVDKTSPRTANAVGVPAKPAPAVKRKRRESESSCASTISCEEGVSPGRLKKKPRRVDQKPMNPAAIGGKGKKESDSDSDEPLICKVRGKGIKAVKPGVKVPKSGVVGAEGVGTRRSVRHGPAPAPPTPAPPNSTPVRRKTRSAVVEGPATTGGGAGVVRRRRASRDGK; encoded by the exons ATGGCAGCGGATAGCGATGGGTTAGGCACGGCTGGCGGCGGATCGTGCGGAGTGGTTGTTACCTGCGAGGGGGATCTTCGAGACCCGCGCTTCCCTGCCCGCCTCCGCCGCCTGTTGCGAGATCTGCGCGTCCTGCTAGCGGAGCCCCATCCGCACACACTGAAAGTTAACAAG GTGGAGCCGTGGAACTCTGTCCGTGTGACGCTGTCGGTGCCCCGCGCAGCTGCGGCCCGTCTTAGGGCTTTGGCCGCAGCGGGGGCGCCGCAGCTTAGGGCTCTGGGCATCCTCTCGGTCCAATTGGACGGGGACGCGGCTGTGTCACTGAGGCTGCAGCACGGGACCGAACTGAGGATCAATACGGATGCTGATG CGAGCACATCCCGTCAGTCTACGGAACTGCTAGCTGGTCTCGGAGGAATCGGTCGTCTGATATCGGACGAGGGGGCTTCCACCAGCTCGGAACCGGTTCAGAACTTCAAATCACCCAACACAGTCTGCCCCATGGATGGTAAAATACCACAGAACATTCCCACACCCACCACAGATAGATGCGAATACCCCTTCGGCAGCATGACCCAGGCCAGGGTTATACATAGGAAGGAGAACACTTTAG GTATAGGTCCAACTTTAAGGCCGGCGTCAGCGGAGCCTCAGTTTCCCCGGCCGTCGACCTCGTTCACAGGTCCTCCGCCGCCGTACCCCGCCCCCAGTACCCCGGGACCCCCGCAGTCACCCACCCCAACAGTGGCTATGTCCTCCCCACTGCTGGTCAATCTATTACAGAACGACGCACCAGCACCACAACCAAGAAGTAAAGCCAATCCAGCCAAACTAGATAGATTGGAGGATTCACAG gtgGAGTTGGCTGTTGGTCGCGCTCCATTTGAGTATCGCGGCGGAAGGCCGACCACCCCTCGTCCTACCACCCCTACACCACCGTCACCACGGCCGCCAAGACCGATGGTGCGAAGGGCATTTCCCCCACGGCCGACACCCCCTACTCAATACAGACCTCCAAATGCGACGGTCGTAGGTAGGACGAGGTTCCCAACGCCGTATGACACGTTCCCAGCGCCTCCGCCCCCGCCCTACAGACAACAGGTGCCGAGGCCTAGACCTCCACCCCCGAGGGTTACGCCAGAGGATCTTCAAGCTCTCCTGCCGCCTTCGACGACGTCGATGGATCAGAAAACGCAGTCTAGTTTCCAG gAGTTCCAACGCTACCAGCAGCAATATAATGCTCGCCAGCGAGCGGCGTCCCGAGCCGCGTCGCAGCCTGACTGGAACGAGCCCTACCGGGACACGCTAGGGCTGTCCATCCCCGACTTACCTGATAACTGTGATCTCGACCAGTTGCTGCCAACCCTGGACCTAAATCTCGACGACACCGCCCTCTCCGCCATATCGGACCTCGACTCTAACACTAAGCTAGACCTCCTTTATGATCAACAAGATTCTATGCCCAACTCGGAATCGACCCCCGATTCCTTACTCCAGGAGATCACAGGAGGTCAATACCCCGCTCCTACCCTCAACGGACCCTACAGTGATGCGACTCCCACCACGAGTCAGATGAATAGTGATGTGCCTTCAAAATCATCGGATTCGTTCGATGGTAATACTGAGACGGCGTTCATGCCGCCTCCTCCGCCCGTGCCTCAACAGTCGACTTCGAAGTTTGTCAATTCGCCGAACCATACGGTGCCTCATCCATCTTTCAAGTCGCCGCCCAACGCTACGTACACAGCCAACGAGAGAATGGATAGAAACACAAACCAGTCGGCATCGATGCCTCCACCTATGAGGCTGCCTATAAGGGCTATGACCTCTGTGTCTACAGCGACAGTCGGCTCACAAGCCACTGCCCAAGAAATAGAGGAGCAAAGCAAACAGTACCTGATAAAAACCCTCATGAGGGACGATGAAACACCACCACCTAAGGATCCGGTCAAAAAGAGCGAAGAGGTGACGGTGGCTCAGGTCaaagttaaagaaaattgGACGGAACCGACTACAGAACTGTTTGGTATTGGGAAAGCAACAGAAGATGATAGTAAAAAGGATGATGAGCTTAAATCGAAGAATAAGATAATCAAGAAGGAAAAAGATGATAAGCTGGCTCCCAAGGGAGGCAAGCTGAGGACCGGTGGCGCGAAAGAAAAACCGGCGATACTGAAAGAAAAGATAGTTAGGGATGGGAAATGTAATAAGGTGGCCTTTCCACGACCCGTAGTTGTGAAACACAACGCAGATGGACCGAAGTCCCCGTCGGGAGAGAAGGAGTCTCTGAAACTGAGATTAAAACTCGACAAAAATGAGCCCATCGTCCAACCCGTGTACAAATCAGACGTCAGTTTCAATAACCAGCAAGTCAAAGGCGAAAAATCAATGGAAGGCGAGCCTAGGGTACCGCCGTTACATATAAGCCTCAGGGGTCCAAATTCAGCGGTGATAAAGAACTCGaaaaaggaaaagaaaaaaCTGTGTCCAGAGTTCCTCCATTCGAAGAAAATCAAAATACGAAAATCACTGGAATCCGATGAGAAATCTCATAGACGGGACTCCCAGGAATCACTGGCGTCCAAGTCCGATAGCACTGAAAACTCAAAGACTGATGAGTATTTACATGTTAAAAACATGAAACTGAATAATCATTTTAGTGAAGGGGATGCGATGAAAGCCGAGGTCACAGGTGGCAACAATGTATATAGAATGAAAACGATATCCAAGAACGCTCACATCGTGACCAAATCCCACGACTACACCATACTCACTAAAGTGCAGTCACTAGACaatatgaaacaaaagaaGAAGTCGAAAATGTTGAGCGAAGGAAAATCTATAGAGAAAGAGAGGGACAAAGAGTGGAAGAACGATTTGTTGGACAAAGAGGGGAAATACGCTCAGAACGAAGGTTACAGAGAGACACAGAACAATCACGAAGTGAAAAAGAAGTTACCCACAACTAAAGTTGAGAAGGATTTAGTgaaatgtgatataaaatcCAGTGATGTTAAAATAGATGAGTACGGTGACATTAAAACTGGTGCTAGTGAGTTGGAAGGCAGGTTGTTAAAGTGTCATAAGAGTGAACGGACGGTGAGTGTTGACGAGGAGGGGAAGTTCGATCGGGACGAGAACAAGTTGAAACGGACACTCACCGAGAGTGCTATAACATCTCCTAACGGACTGATCTCGGAGAAGAAAAGGAAGACAAGCCATACATCCTGCCCAG ATGCCCCTGGATCGACAAACATAGGCACGATAGGAGGCAGTCGGGAATCGTCACCGCCCGCCTCTAGTCAACGCCCCGGTGCGGTCTCCCCTCGCCGGAAAGAGAGGCCCAAGGACAAAACGTACTGCAAACTCGTAGCCGAGAGGTCCTCAAGGCCCGAGGCCGACAAGTTTAATAATCGGTCGCCAAACTCGCAGGCCCAAGGCGAGGACTCGGGCATCGAGTCGATGGACGCCTTGTCAGAGAAATCCCCAAACCAGGCGAGTCAATCCCCACCCGGGCCCCAGAGAAAAGAACGTCTGGATATGACCAGATCGACCAGTCCTACGTCCGTGCAGAGGATAATAGGGGTCATAGACCAACCGCCCGCGTCAGACGATTTGCTGGAAAGGCTGTCACTGGCGACGGGCCCGACCCACTACGATCCCGGACCTCCGGACATCGACGACATGGGAGACATCGAGGCCGAGCTGGCGAAAATGCACGCGGATCATATAAACGGAGACGACGCTCCCAGGAGGCCGCCCGACGATAACGCCTTAACCAAAGAAGTGAAAAGGGAACCCACACCGATCCTCAGAGACGACGAGAAAACGAAACAGAGTATCGACAGGATTGAAGTCAAAGACGAAGCGATGGTCGAGTCCAAGGCGACGGATCCTGACGGCAATGGAGGCTCCACCAATGACCAAAAAGTCGAAGCGCGCCCAGAAGAATCGACGGCCTCGCCCAAGAAAGAGAAGGGGCTTGAAGACTTCGACCACTTACCGAGTAGAGTCTCGCCGCCGCTGTACACGTATTCCAATCAAGAGAAAGTGTGTACAAATGACTCCTCGGAAGCGAAAGAGGAGAAGTCTACTGAAGTATCGGAGAACGGTGAGAGGAAAAGCGTGGAGTCGGAGGTGAAAGACAAGCAGGAGCTGCAAATCGAGAGGTTTCCCCTTCAGGCTGAATTTCCAGATAAGAGCTTATTAGAACAATTACTAATAGAAATACCTACGCCTGATTACGTCGGAAAGAGGCCGGAGTCACCGTCCCCGTTGTTGGAGAGGGTTGCGAGGAGTAGCGTACGGACGAGGTCTAGTAGTAAAATGAACAGCCCCGCCGACGGACCTAAAACGCCACGGCTAAGTCCGGGGCTCATTAAATTAGAAAGGTCGGATTCACCGGCGTTGCAGCCTAGGAACTGTCTCCGCAGTGGCTCAGTGGACAAAACCAGCCCGAGGACCGCGAACGCTGTGGGGGTACCCGCGAAACCCGCGCCGGCTGTAAAACGGAAGAGAAGGGAATCAGAGAGTTCCTGCGCCTCCACCATCAGCTGTGAGGAGGGCGTCTCACCGGGACGGCTGAAGAAAAAACCTCGAAGGGTCGACCAGAAACCCATGAACCCTGCCGCCATAGGAGGGAAAGGGAAGAAGGAGTCAGACAGCGATAGTGACGAGCCGTTAATATGTAAAGTACGCGGGAAGGGTATAAAAGCTGTGAAGCCAGGGGTCAAGGTGCCGAAGAGTGGTGTGGTGGGCGCCGAGGGTGTGGGCACCAGGCGGTCCGTGAGACATGGACCCGCGCCCGCCCCGCCTACACCAGCGCCACCTAACAGTACACCTGTCAGGCGGAAAACTAGGAGTGCAG TGGTGGAGGGTCCAGCGACGACCGGCGGTGGTGCGGGGGTGGTACGTCGGAGACGAGCTTCGCGCGACGGCAAGTGA
- the LOC116775305 gene encoding uncharacterized protein LOC116775305 isoform X1: protein MAADSDGLGTAGGGSCGVVVTCEGDLRDPRFPARLRRLLRDLRVLLAEPHPHTLKVNKVEPWNSVRVTLSVPRAAAARLRALAAAGAPQLRALGILSVQLDGDAAVSLRLQHGTELRINTDADEASTSRQSTELLAGLGGIGRLISDEGASTSSEPVQNFKSPNTVCPMDGKIPQNIPTPTTDRCEYPFGSMTQARVIHRKENTLGIGPTLRPASAEPQFPRPSTSFTGPPPPYPAPSTPGPPQSPTPTVAMSSPLLVNLLQNDAPAPQPRSKANPAKLDRLEDSQVELAVGRAPFEYRGGRPTTPRPTTPTPPSPRPPRPMVRRAFPPRPTPPTQYRPPNATVVGRTRFPTPYDTFPAPPPPPYRQQVPRPRPPPPRVTPEDLQALLPPSTTSMDQKTQSSFQEFQRYQQQYNARQRAASRAASQPDWNEPYRDTLGLSIPDLPDNCDLDQLLPTLDLNLDDTALSAISDLDSNTKLDLLYDQQDSMPNSESTPDSLLQEITGGQYPAPTLNGPYSDATPTTSQMNSDVPSKSSDSFDGNTETAFMPPPPPVPQQSTSKFVNSPNHTVPHPSFKSPPNATYTANERMDRNTNQSASMPPPMRLPIRAMTSVSTATVGSQATAQEIEEQSKQYLIKTLMRDDETPPPKDPVKKSEEVTVAQVKVKENWTEPTTELFGIGKATEDDSKKDDELKSKNKIIKKEKDDKLAPKGGKLRTGGAKEKPAILKEKIVRDGKCNKVAFPRPVVVKHNADGPKSPSGEKESLKLRLKLDKNEPIVQPVYKSDVSFNNQQVKGEKSMEGEPRVPPLHISLRGPNSAVIKNSKKEKKKLCPEFLHSKKIKIRKSLESDEKSHRRDSQESLASKSDSTENSKTDEYLHVKNMKLNNHFSEGDAMKAEVTGGNNVYRMKTISKNAHIVTKSHDYTILTKVQSLDNMKQKKKSKMLSEGKSIEKERDKEWKNDLLDKEGKYAQNEGYRETQNNHEVKKKLPTTKVEKDLVKCDIKSSDVKIDEYGDIKTGASELEGRLLKCHKSERTVSVDEEGKFDRDENKLKRTLTESAITSPNGLISEKKRKTSHTSCPDAPGSTNIGTIGGSRESSPPASSQRPGAVSPRRKERPKDKTYCKLVAERSSRPEADKFNNRSPNSQAQGEDSGIESMDALSEKSPNQASQSPPGPQRKERLDMTRSTSPTSVQRIIGVIDQPPASDDLLERLSLATGPTHYDPGPPDIDDMGDIEAELAKMHADHINGDDAPRRPPDDNALTKEVKREPTPILRDDEKTKQSIDRIEVKDEAMVESKATDPDGNGGSTNDQKVEARPEESTASPKKEKGLEDFDHLPSRVSPPLYTYSNQEKVCTNDSSEAKEEKSTEVSENGERKSVESEVKDKQELQIERFPLQAEFPDKSLLEQLLIEIPTPDYVGKRPESPSPLLERVARSSVRTRSSSKMNSPADGPKTPRLSPGLIKLERSDSPALQPRNCLRSGSVDKTSPRTANAVGVPAKPAPAVKRKRRESESSCASTISCEEGVSPGRLKKKPRRVDQKPMNPAAIGGKGKKESDSDSDEPLICKVRGKGIKAVKPGVKVPKSGVVGAEGVGTRRSVRHGPAPAPPTPAPPNSTPVRRKTRSAVVEGPATTGGGAGVVRRRRASRDGK, encoded by the exons ATGGCAGCGGATAGCGATGGGTTAGGCACGGCTGGCGGCGGATCGTGCGGAGTGGTTGTTACCTGCGAGGGGGATCTTCGAGACCCGCGCTTCCCTGCCCGCCTCCGCCGCCTGTTGCGAGATCTGCGCGTCCTGCTAGCGGAGCCCCATCCGCACACACTGAAAGTTAACAAG GTGGAGCCGTGGAACTCTGTCCGTGTGACGCTGTCGGTGCCCCGCGCAGCTGCGGCCCGTCTTAGGGCTTTGGCCGCAGCGGGGGCGCCGCAGCTTAGGGCTCTGGGCATCCTCTCGGTCCAATTGGACGGGGACGCGGCTGTGTCACTGAGGCTGCAGCACGGGACCGAACTGAGGATCAATACGGATGCTGATG AAGCGAGCACATCCCGTCAGTCTACGGAACTGCTAGCTGGTCTCGGAGGAATCGGTCGTCTGATATCGGACGAGGGGGCTTCCACCAGCTCGGAACCGGTTCAGAACTTCAAATCACCCAACACAGTCTGCCCCATGGATGGTAAAATACCACAGAACATTCCCACACCCACCACAGATAGATGCGAATACCCCTTCGGCAGCATGACCCAGGCCAGGGTTATACATAGGAAGGAGAACACTTTAG GTATAGGTCCAACTTTAAGGCCGGCGTCAGCGGAGCCTCAGTTTCCCCGGCCGTCGACCTCGTTCACAGGTCCTCCGCCGCCGTACCCCGCCCCCAGTACCCCGGGACCCCCGCAGTCACCCACCCCAACAGTGGCTATGTCCTCCCCACTGCTGGTCAATCTATTACAGAACGACGCACCAGCACCACAACCAAGAAGTAAAGCCAATCCAGCCAAACTAGATAGATTGGAGGATTCACAG gtgGAGTTGGCTGTTGGTCGCGCTCCATTTGAGTATCGCGGCGGAAGGCCGACCACCCCTCGTCCTACCACCCCTACACCACCGTCACCACGGCCGCCAAGACCGATGGTGCGAAGGGCATTTCCCCCACGGCCGACACCCCCTACTCAATACAGACCTCCAAATGCGACGGTCGTAGGTAGGACGAGGTTCCCAACGCCGTATGACACGTTCCCAGCGCCTCCGCCCCCGCCCTACAGACAACAGGTGCCGAGGCCTAGACCTCCACCCCCGAGGGTTACGCCAGAGGATCTTCAAGCTCTCCTGCCGCCTTCGACGACGTCGATGGATCAGAAAACGCAGTCTAGTTTCCAG gAGTTCCAACGCTACCAGCAGCAATATAATGCTCGCCAGCGAGCGGCGTCCCGAGCCGCGTCGCAGCCTGACTGGAACGAGCCCTACCGGGACACGCTAGGGCTGTCCATCCCCGACTTACCTGATAACTGTGATCTCGACCAGTTGCTGCCAACCCTGGACCTAAATCTCGACGACACCGCCCTCTCCGCCATATCGGACCTCGACTCTAACACTAAGCTAGACCTCCTTTATGATCAACAAGATTCTATGCCCAACTCGGAATCGACCCCCGATTCCTTACTCCAGGAGATCACAGGAGGTCAATACCCCGCTCCTACCCTCAACGGACCCTACAGTGATGCGACTCCCACCACGAGTCAGATGAATAGTGATGTGCCTTCAAAATCATCGGATTCGTTCGATGGTAATACTGAGACGGCGTTCATGCCGCCTCCTCCGCCCGTGCCTCAACAGTCGACTTCGAAGTTTGTCAATTCGCCGAACCATACGGTGCCTCATCCATCTTTCAAGTCGCCGCCCAACGCTACGTACACAGCCAACGAGAGAATGGATAGAAACACAAACCAGTCGGCATCGATGCCTCCACCTATGAGGCTGCCTATAAGGGCTATGACCTCTGTGTCTACAGCGACAGTCGGCTCACAAGCCACTGCCCAAGAAATAGAGGAGCAAAGCAAACAGTACCTGATAAAAACCCTCATGAGGGACGATGAAACACCACCACCTAAGGATCCGGTCAAAAAGAGCGAAGAGGTGACGGTGGCTCAGGTCaaagttaaagaaaattgGACGGAACCGACTACAGAACTGTTTGGTATTGGGAAAGCAACAGAAGATGATAGTAAAAAGGATGATGAGCTTAAATCGAAGAATAAGATAATCAAGAAGGAAAAAGATGATAAGCTGGCTCCCAAGGGAGGCAAGCTGAGGACCGGTGGCGCGAAAGAAAAACCGGCGATACTGAAAGAAAAGATAGTTAGGGATGGGAAATGTAATAAGGTGGCCTTTCCACGACCCGTAGTTGTGAAACACAACGCAGATGGACCGAAGTCCCCGTCGGGAGAGAAGGAGTCTCTGAAACTGAGATTAAAACTCGACAAAAATGAGCCCATCGTCCAACCCGTGTACAAATCAGACGTCAGTTTCAATAACCAGCAAGTCAAAGGCGAAAAATCAATGGAAGGCGAGCCTAGGGTACCGCCGTTACATATAAGCCTCAGGGGTCCAAATTCAGCGGTGATAAAGAACTCGaaaaaggaaaagaaaaaaCTGTGTCCAGAGTTCCTCCATTCGAAGAAAATCAAAATACGAAAATCACTGGAATCCGATGAGAAATCTCATAGACGGGACTCCCAGGAATCACTGGCGTCCAAGTCCGATAGCACTGAAAACTCAAAGACTGATGAGTATTTACATGTTAAAAACATGAAACTGAATAATCATTTTAGTGAAGGGGATGCGATGAAAGCCGAGGTCACAGGTGGCAACAATGTATATAGAATGAAAACGATATCCAAGAACGCTCACATCGTGACCAAATCCCACGACTACACCATACTCACTAAAGTGCAGTCACTAGACaatatgaaacaaaagaaGAAGTCGAAAATGTTGAGCGAAGGAAAATCTATAGAGAAAGAGAGGGACAAAGAGTGGAAGAACGATTTGTTGGACAAAGAGGGGAAATACGCTCAGAACGAAGGTTACAGAGAGACACAGAACAATCACGAAGTGAAAAAGAAGTTACCCACAACTAAAGTTGAGAAGGATTTAGTgaaatgtgatataaaatcCAGTGATGTTAAAATAGATGAGTACGGTGACATTAAAACTGGTGCTAGTGAGTTGGAAGGCAGGTTGTTAAAGTGTCATAAGAGTGAACGGACGGTGAGTGTTGACGAGGAGGGGAAGTTCGATCGGGACGAGAACAAGTTGAAACGGACACTCACCGAGAGTGCTATAACATCTCCTAACGGACTGATCTCGGAGAAGAAAAGGAAGACAAGCCATACATCCTGCCCAG ATGCCCCTGGATCGACAAACATAGGCACGATAGGAGGCAGTCGGGAATCGTCACCGCCCGCCTCTAGTCAACGCCCCGGTGCGGTCTCCCCTCGCCGGAAAGAGAGGCCCAAGGACAAAACGTACTGCAAACTCGTAGCCGAGAGGTCCTCAAGGCCCGAGGCCGACAAGTTTAATAATCGGTCGCCAAACTCGCAGGCCCAAGGCGAGGACTCGGGCATCGAGTCGATGGACGCCTTGTCAGAGAAATCCCCAAACCAGGCGAGTCAATCCCCACCCGGGCCCCAGAGAAAAGAACGTCTGGATATGACCAGATCGACCAGTCCTACGTCCGTGCAGAGGATAATAGGGGTCATAGACCAACCGCCCGCGTCAGACGATTTGCTGGAAAGGCTGTCACTGGCGACGGGCCCGACCCACTACGATCCCGGACCTCCGGACATCGACGACATGGGAGACATCGAGGCCGAGCTGGCGAAAATGCACGCGGATCATATAAACGGAGACGACGCTCCCAGGAGGCCGCCCGACGATAACGCCTTAACCAAAGAAGTGAAAAGGGAACCCACACCGATCCTCAGAGACGACGAGAAAACGAAACAGAGTATCGACAGGATTGAAGTCAAAGACGAAGCGATGGTCGAGTCCAAGGCGACGGATCCTGACGGCAATGGAGGCTCCACCAATGACCAAAAAGTCGAAGCGCGCCCAGAAGAATCGACGGCCTCGCCCAAGAAAGAGAAGGGGCTTGAAGACTTCGACCACTTACCGAGTAGAGTCTCGCCGCCGCTGTACACGTATTCCAATCAAGAGAAAGTGTGTACAAATGACTCCTCGGAAGCGAAAGAGGAGAAGTCTACTGAAGTATCGGAGAACGGTGAGAGGAAAAGCGTGGAGTCGGAGGTGAAAGACAAGCAGGAGCTGCAAATCGAGAGGTTTCCCCTTCAGGCTGAATTTCCAGATAAGAGCTTATTAGAACAATTACTAATAGAAATACCTACGCCTGATTACGTCGGAAAGAGGCCGGAGTCACCGTCCCCGTTGTTGGAGAGGGTTGCGAGGAGTAGCGTACGGACGAGGTCTAGTAGTAAAATGAACAGCCCCGCCGACGGACCTAAAACGCCACGGCTAAGTCCGGGGCTCATTAAATTAGAAAGGTCGGATTCACCGGCGTTGCAGCCTAGGAACTGTCTCCGCAGTGGCTCAGTGGACAAAACCAGCCCGAGGACCGCGAACGCTGTGGGGGTACCCGCGAAACCCGCGCCGGCTGTAAAACGGAAGAGAAGGGAATCAGAGAGTTCCTGCGCCTCCACCATCAGCTGTGAGGAGGGCGTCTCACCGGGACGGCTGAAGAAAAAACCTCGAAGGGTCGACCAGAAACCCATGAACCCTGCCGCCATAGGAGGGAAAGGGAAGAAGGAGTCAGACAGCGATAGTGACGAGCCGTTAATATGTAAAGTACGCGGGAAGGGTATAAAAGCTGTGAAGCCAGGGGTCAAGGTGCCGAAGAGTGGTGTGGTGGGCGCCGAGGGTGTGGGCACCAGGCGGTCCGTGAGACATGGACCCGCGCCCGCCCCGCCTACACCAGCGCCACCTAACAGTACACCTGTCAGGCGGAAAACTAGGAGTGCAG TGGTGGAGGGTCCAGCGACGACCGGCGGTGGTGCGGGGGTGGTACGTCGGAGACGAGCTTCGCGCGACGGCAAGTGA
- the LOC116775115 gene encoding cytochrome c oxidase subunit 6C-like produces the protein MAGEKAVSTASKPQMRGLLNSAIKRNLILSLSFAAVCGFAFKQLVGNERKRKYAEFYRTYDAEKEFEEMRAKGLFQSC, from the exons ATGGCTGGTGAGAAGGCAGTGTCAACGGCGTCCAAGCCCCAAATGCGTGGTCTCCTCAACTCTGCTATCAAGCGCAACTTGATCCTCTCCCTATCTTTCGCTGCTGTTTGTGGCTTTGCCTTCAAACAGCTCGTTGGTAATGAACGCAAGAGGAAGTATGCCGAGTTCTACag GACATATGATGCTGAGAAGGAGTTTGAGGAGATGCGTGCGAAGGGACTGTTCCAATCAtgctaa